In Clupea harengus chromosome 12, Ch_v2.0.2, whole genome shotgun sequence, the sequence CATGGCGCACACGGGATATCTGTGGTGGACCAGGGGTCTTCAGGGAAATGGTTGGAACACATGACGATCAAGGCCCCTAGGTGtccactacagacagacaggtatatTTTCTGGTATTCATCATAGCACCAATGGTACAGTTGGAGGGTAAAATTAACACTGAAGTTAAGAATACTCATACATTTACAGCTTGGTCATGTCTAGCTCCTCTACTCGATTCATAGGAAACGAAAAAGACAGTTGCTTAGTAGCGTACAGTTACTCCTGAATTTAGTCATTGGTGTTTGTGAGAAACTGAAAACATACCAATAACAATTACGGTACTAGTAGGTTATTGTACTATTGTTTATCTAGGTTTTCAGGCGTGAGGTAGAAGTTAGATTGGAGCAGAAGCTTAATGAGTATTTTAAGTCAGACAAGGCAAGTGAAAAGTGAAGAAAGGTCTAGAATGTCTCAGCTTCTGAGGCTTGATTGACACACTCTCCAGATTATCCTCAACCAGCTGGCACTCTACTCTCCACCACCTCAAAGTTTGTTgcaaggtgtgtatgtgtgtgtgcatgcgcttgTAGGTGTCGCCGTTAACTCAGAAATGGAGTGGTTTTGTGTTTGGTTTTCCTCAATTGACGTGATATGATCAGAAAAGACCATCTCActcttgtttgtctttgtttcccttgaatgatggaaaaaaataaaaatcatccTGCCTTTTTAAGACATATTCTGTGACTCTCTTCATTCTCTGGTATACTActctagaccaggggttttcaactggttttgtcccagggaccaccattctgacaaaaaaaatatttgcggcccactggcacgtgcgtgtttgtaaccaccgccgccacgccccctccccccgcacagatattctgcctataacacttaaatatgtgcagttatcagggtagatcactaaccgtcgtcgccacgccccctccccccgcgcacatattccacctgtagcacttgtcagtatAATTTCTTTGATATTTCTCACAATATTCAaaagtaatctggaaatgtgttgaaatatcaaagcaaatttataaaaataaaaaaattcaatggtgaactaaTCAACATAGGGTCATGTcacggaccccctgcaatgttGTCGCGgaccacggacccctggttgaaaacccctgctttagACAATCACCACAGGCAGTCGTAACTGATATGCAGGGACACTTGTGTTTGAGAACAGATGGCTATGGTTATTACTTTGTCTTTGTACTAGCTAAACTGCTCCATGTGAACTAAATATTCATTATCTCTTTTGCACAATCTCTAAAATTCTCATCTTTTCAATCACAGCAGAAACATACACATCTAGTCATTTCTGTGGATCCTCTTTAATTCATGATGCAACTTTTAAGACACTGATTCTTCCCTGAACAGAACCGTGTAGAACTGTAGAATCAGTGTGAGAGGTCCGACCAACATGTTGACAAGCACATTTTTTTTGGAATAAACTAAACATTATTGTAAAATACTTAATGTTGACCAAACCAAGGACAACAGGGCGACCCCTGTGCCCTCTCCTTTGACCCAGTCTTTCCCAATTCCTCTTTCAGTAAAGCCCTTCTCATAGAGAGAGCTATGGAGTTCCACATGGGGCAGTCACATGGGGTAGCCACCAGCACGTCCAAGGAGCCCCCGTATGGTTTCTCTTGCTCATCACTGTCATTCACTCACTGGCTAAAGGGCGATTACAGTGTTGGCCTGGGCTGAGGTCTTCTTCATCTTTGGGGCTCTGGGCTTGCGGGGTTCTTGGATCTTCGCTGAAATGCCATGGAGCTTGCCCTCTTTGATAGCCTTCTCCCAGTCCTTTTTCACCATGGTGTAGAGACGCATAGTGGCCTGGGCATCCTGgacctgtgtgagtgagagagagacgcacacacaaacatcaattaCGAGATGAGGTTTTGATGTGTGGATGCACAAAATGTTAATCCTTAATCCTTTCCAAAACACCATGAACATGTAATatcttttatttaaaaaatgtctttgatGATTCTCTGCCCAAAGTTTAAAGTAAGACAGCAGAACCTTGAAGTCAATAGCTAATCAACACGATGTACAACCAGTACTACTAATTATGAGTTAGACTACACAAGGTCTTTTATGAGACAGTCAGCCTTCTGGATGGCTCTGAGGATGCTTTAAGACAAACATCTAGAGCTACACCATCAATGAGTAAAtgagttaggtgtgtgtgtgtgtattgtgtgggcAGAATGCCGCcatgtgttggggtgggggtgcttcTTACAGATGAGTGCTCCCCCTGCTGCACTTTGACATTGAGGATCTCACGCGACAGGACCTTTAGAGATGGGCGGCCACTCTGGAGGAGGCGGGGAGATTCATGAAAAAGGTATATCAGCATCACAAATAAAAGAAACATGTAGTcatttaagcagtgtgtgtgaaaaagaaagtgtgcatgtgcgcatggCCAGAGAATCTAGCAACATTAAAATATATTTCAGAAATATAGCTTAGATCCTCACCCTGACAAGCCTCCTAAATGGTTTGTATTTCTGAGTGTCACGGATCTTCTTCTTGGGGTGGTCTAGTAGCAGAACctagaaaacaagagaaaaaaagaggtaaAATCATTACTCACGCAATCATCACTGCTGATGGATTCACCTTACGCAAGTATAATGCTTATTTCTGGAAAAGGATTTTTGCCATTTTGATTCTCATACCCTCATGTCGTTGTGTATGGCATGTCCCACCAGTACTCGTCCCTCTATAATCTCAGCCACCTCTTTCTGGACCTGCTTGAAATCCTCCGCTGAAGcaatacaaacaacaacataaacaacaataagAGCTAAATTCACATTACAACTCATTAGTACACCTAATCAACATCTGCCCTCGAAGGTCAGAAAGGGGGAAGGAAAACTGCAATTAGGATGATCATACAGATGTCAACAACCAtagaacacacaggaagagaggacaggtACAAATATAGAGAGACAaagttaaaaaacaaataaaaaaacctttAATTATATCACAGTGATGTGCAAGTGCATCAATTAGTGatgactgacagacagggaaATTAACAATGAGTAAATTCAAataaagattaaaaaaataaaaataaaaaggcaaGGAGCATTTCAGGTTCTGCATTCCTGCACTGACCTTCCCGGATGTCCTCTGGACGGATGCCGCTGAATTGGGTCCTGTAGTCGGTCACCTTCTCGGTGGGACGCACAAACTTGTCGTAGATGCACTTGCCAAAGTGGTTGACGAGGGAGCAGCGCGCCAGGATGCTCTCCTCGCCGTCGGTGCCCACCCCCACCATTTCACAGTCCATGGCGACGGCTCGCGTCAGTCTAAGGGTCACGGAAAGAacatgggaggagagggaaaagttAGGTGTCTGCTAAGCCCCCAATCATAGACTAGCTACCCCAAGCCTTTGGATTTTGAGAAGCCCTGTTGTCCCATGCTTGACCGTCACAGCCCAGTGTATTTCTATCTTGATGAGTAAATGCCTTTTTAATTCAAGTCCATCAGTGGCATTTGGGACCTGAGCTGAATTACAGATAAACACTTTGGTTATGAGAAGCTGCAGAGTTAAGGGTCGCATAACCAAGTGTCCCATACACAAGTGTCTTATACACTTAAGGGGGTTGCAATAATGGGGGCATCAGGCAGACAACATGGACTGGccaaaaatattttttccccGCAAAGGTGTGCAAAGTGTTGTCACAGGCCAGCATTCCCTAACAGTGCCAAGATAGGACTTCCAGCTCTGTTAAAAAACCACAGCCACTGAATGCCATTCATCATCCTTTCAAAAATTGCTTACATTAAATGAACCCAAACCCAAATTAAATAACAACCAAGGCTAATTCATATAATAGGATAAAGATTTGTGCTCAATGAACTACAGCGGTACTTCACGTCGAGTCCTTTTGTCTAATCTAGATACTCTTACACTGTGTCCTGCCTTTAAGGCCTCAGTATGCACTTGCTGAAAATCTCCCTGCCCGCAGAGAGCGTTTAATGCCAGGAGCCAATCTACATGACTCAGCTGATCAACAGGAACGACCTGGATTGTATTACTGATGCCAGGGGTCAACTCTGCAGGAGATTCAGATCGCTCACCAGGTCCCCTAGCTTACATGTTCATTTCACTCATCTTTGCAGGAAGTCAAGAGTGAAGATGTGACTGCAACCAACACTTGTGCCAGAACTCCTccccacaacaaaaaaaactatctACAGGTACACGTAGGATTTCTTGCTGTACACAGGAAATAGGttctgtaagtgtgtaagtaagAATTATATACTCTTGGGCCTGTAAGAGCAGATCAAGCTGGAGACATCAAATCTCACTCACCCCTCAAAGCTGTGTTCCTTCACCAGTgcgctctctgtgctctgtgcgtCCACGTTCCTTATGCCCTTCCTCCTCCTAACAATGTCGGCTGCCTCCTGCCCCACTGCAGTCTCAATGTCATCAGGGTCCACGTCGTCAAACCAGAGGTCTGCCCTGAAATCAACCAAACATCAGGAGAGTAAGTTGGATCCAAAAGGTTCCCACAGCAGTTCTTCAAGTCTAATTACGGCACACGCATGAGGGATATTCGGATTTGCATGTAACAGTATGATTAGATTTTCAGTGTGTTcatttatagtgtgtgtttgtgtgtgtgtgtacttactcAGTAGGTTTCTTCTCAGCAGGCTCTTCAACCTTCTTCTTTTTAGTCATTTGTCTGCTGTTCTCAGGGAGGTCGCCATTCACTTTCCTTTTCGTGGCTTTGTGTTCTGTCTTTGAAGGTCCTTCATCTTTCCCATTTATGAGGGCATCTGTTTGACCATGGTTTTGTGGGGTCTTGGGATCAGGGTTTGGCCCTGGCTTTGGAATGGCTTTTGTTGCCCTGTTCTGAAAGTTCTCTTTTTTGACCCCTGAGTTTGCCTTCTGCGGTGCCGTCTGCTTAGGTTTAACTTCAGGGTTTGACTTCATTATCTACAACCACATGGAGAAGAGGTTTTAGTAGCAGATATCTCCAATATCCAAGTAACCATAAAATTAATTATGTGATTCCAAAACTGGCTTAAAATATATAGACTTTTCAGAAGACCATTGCTTGTATCCCCCCACATTTCTCACTCATCTTTCTCGTCCTAAAACTGTAAACTAAACAAGATGATGTTAAGGTATAATAAACTGAAATTTCACATGATGTTACGGTTAGTTAATTTCCAATCACCTCAATCAGATTTTTCCAGTTGGAGGAGAACTGTTGAACGTCTTTTGGGGGACCCCAGTTCatcttctctttcccctcagTATTTTTCTTCTGGGCTTTCAAgaacttctttcttttttctttgcttgTTTTCTTCTTACCAGCTGGTTGAGATGGCGCCGACTTGACTGCCGACTCAGACTTTTTAGGTATGACTTGAGACATGCTTGTGGATCTTGTCTATATTGTAACGTCAACCTTAATTAGGTTTAAAAGCGTACTTAGCTGGTCCGCTGTCAATCCAGAGAGCTAGAATAAAAAATCCTATTTGACTTCGATATGTGAGGCTCCCACTACCAATAAGGCAATAACAATTTCATACAGTGTAATACATTATGCTACTTGACAAACACTAACGATGCTGTTACACGTAGTTAGAACCCCAATAACTAACTTACAAAGTTAGCGAGGATAGCTAGCGATACCTCGCCAGCTAAACATCACATGTCCGCAAACACCAACGCCTTTTACAATTGTATAAACGAAAGATATACTCTCCTAGCTTGATGTGAAAAGTAAAATACTTTGAAGGAGCTATATAATCATCTACACCCTTGTTTTAATGTGAACTCAGTCCCACTAGTCAAGCCATGCCACTGCCACCACGCTGATGTTATGTTACGTGTAACGCTAGGAATTGCTGAAAGGAAACAACTCATATGAATAAACAGTTCCGGCCAACAGAACATTGGTTCCGCTTACCAGACTTGAATACAATTTCCGTTATAGATTGTAAagtaaattcagttcaatttacGTGTACACCTGAATTTGACAATTGTTATGGGATGCAAAAAACTGCTCAACTGAGTATATTTAAAGGTGAAAGTAATACTGATTAATGACAGAAGCATAGTCGaaccacacacaacaaaaaaaaaaaaacaataaaatcaaaGTACATTAATTCTAAATAATTGTAAAGCTCAACCAATTAAGTTGAATTGTAGGCCTATTACATTTTTGATGGTcaaactgaaatgtaatttctgaAAACAGAGGGTGGGAATGTAACGTGAACAAACATTGTATGTCATATGTTGCTTAGGACAGCTAACCATCTAAGTGGGAGCTTTGTAGCATGTTGAGGTAGCAAAACGTCTGGCATGCTGTGGAATTAAAGACTGTGTGTAGCACAGTCGACGGCCTGTACCAGAGGAATTGTGAGGGCCTTGAGGCAGACCAGAGACGTTGGTTGCAGGAGTTACTGAAGCAGTTTGCTATCAGCTTCGTGGCCAGGGTTGAGGGCAGCACGCGCATTAACCTGATACATTCCCTTTGCCTCTGACCCCGTTGCCTGTCCTAAGCCTAACGGGCAGCAGAACAGAAGGTCAGGGAGATGAAGGAGGCCATTCATCCTGGACACGCCAGCAACAGGGGTCTCGGTGCAGTGTTGACCCGGGCAGGAAAACATGGTGAGCAAGTTGTTGCCTACAACTGCGCCCTCAGCCAACCAGAGAGGAACTACTGTGTCACTAGCCCGGCCCCTTCCACACCAACGGAGACGCTCTGTTCCGACAGCCCTTTGCCAGCGCGTTGAGGCCTGGGACACAGCGCCCCCAGTGGTGGAGGCCTTGTGCACCTCCCTGGGCAGAGATGATGCCTCCACGGTCAGCAGCAACGACAGTCCCCAGGTATCAGCGCCAGCAGCCCTCGCCAACAGAGGATGGGAAGCCATCAACCCACAGCAGCCCGGAAGAGACCAGAACCAAGGCACTGTCCCCTCTCGGGTCCAGGCTTGGGTGGGGGCGGGTCAGCGACCTCTGTGGGCGGCCGTCTCAGCACGGACCCCAAGACCAAGGCCTTCTACTCCCAGTGAACCTGTCCCACCAGCCAAGACAGCCTTCTCCATTGCCCCTTGCAGACTCCTGGGGGCCATCACAACGTCCTGCTGCACCTGGTGTCTCAGCAACTATGCTCCAGAGTCTTCCAGCTGGTCTAGCGGGTGGGGATGGGCCACCCAGATAGCAAGCAAGATTTGGTTGGCCCCCCACTGCAGGTGTGCCACTTCTTGTCTGCTCTCCACTGTTATCTTTAGTTTAACTGGGCATGGCTATTAAgaaaacaatataaaatatTAGCAATTCCTGGAATCTTCCAAATCATAAccttggcatagtctatttaaGAAGCCAGCCGCTAAACAGAAGAAGTTCATGGCACTAGAAGGTtctcaaggtgaaaaatgacttggtGAAAACATGGTGAAAAGGTGAAAAAATAGGCAATTTGCAAAACTGTGGGTcgtttgtctgtaactcaccagtAGACCCCCTGAAGGCTAGCGGACTGCCAGTTCTTCCCCCAGTGGGCCAACAGTGGTCCTCTGGCCTTTTGGAGGAGTTTGGACTGATTAGTCTACCTTCAGTCGGGCCATAGCCTGATTATACTACCTTTTGATCTTTAACCTGCCTTTTGTTGGTTACATTCGTAACTTGTGTGGAAAGGGAAAAGACCCGTTTTGATGTATTAGCCTGTaattcactcttctttctttggAAAAGGAATGTAATATTTGTTTCCCCCACTAGATGGAAGTGTTTATTTGTGACAAATTGAGGCGGCAACAGGTCATTTACATACACTTTAGGCTACACACCCTCAATTATTTTTGAGTTTGCCGCCCTGTATCGtgataaagatgtgtgtgtgtgtgtgtgtgtgtgtgtgtgtgtgtgtgtgtgtgtgtgtgtgtgtgtgtctctgtgtgtgtgtgtgtgtgtgtgtgtgtgtgtgtgtgtgtgtgtgtgtgtgtgtgtgtgtgtgtgtgtgtgtgtgtgcaggttcaaAATGACTAGACTAGACAGCACATTGCAAGTGGACAGCACACATGTGAGATGAGGACCACTCAATGCAAAACACAAAGAAGTCAGCTGCCACTTGATTTCAATCAATACCATGATTTCATTTAAAATCAATACTATCTCTCGgactccctctcaccctccctctccgtccctccctccttcGTACCATGGTGTGCTCGCTCCCGCCTGTGCAGCTGTCATTCGGCGGAGAACGGGTGCGCGTCTGCGCGAGCGAAATAACCGTGCACCCTTGCagcgtcctgtgtgtgtgtgtgtgtgagtccagtACCTCTAttcgtgttcgtgtgtgtctctgtaaagGCAGAGGCGCGACTTCTGGCCACTTTACGGAAGATACAATGAGCTGGTGAAGTCGTGAAAAACGGTCCGCGTCTGTTGCACTCTCATACTGTCATAACTAGCCTACgtacaggaggaagagagagacagaacaacaCAGCAGGGGGAAACGCACACCAGCTTGTTTAagagatacacacccactcgcATACCGCACGGAGACACtcgggggaagagagagatttcCCGCTGCTGTGTTTTAGCTACTGGTTAGGCAACTCTGTCTGAATCGTGGATTATCACGAGGAGTCCGTTCTGGAACCATGAGCTGGGGTACCGAGCTATGGGTAAGTGCCGTGTGCGTCGTTTTTCGTTATTCTCTGTTCTGGCGCTGTTTCTGTGAGCTTATGGCCAGCACTGTGATATGATTGTGTATTTGGGCATCACGCAACGGCCCCTGTGCGGGTAGCATTGCAAGGAAGGGGTGGAAGGGGATTAACAGCGATACGACACCAGATCTATCTGTTCTTGAATTAATTCGTCTGTGCCTAGAGTGCCCGCGGCACGTCGAACCTGCAgttgtttctctccatctggCACCCAACGTGCTTGCAGTATTACACATAGATATTGTTCCGCTTAACCACCTCAGTTCATTGTGAACAATATTTAACGACCATACTCTGTGATATTATAGCGGTGTTAAAACAGCCTGCTTTGTTAGTTACAATACATGTGCTGCCGGTGTATGTATTATAACCCATGTATTATAACATGTATGCTACGGATAGAGACCCTCCTTCAATTTGTCCTTTGAAACATATCAAAGCCATATATCTTTCGTCCTTGTGACGTTCTCTGCGGAACAGCTGTATGATGTCTGTAACCTAGTGTCGTCTTGTGGCTGTTATTGCATGCCTTCTTTTTCGGACAGTGAACTGACACTAGCCACGAAACGCCTGTTTTGCACGCTAATCCACCAGATCAATCGGATGTAATTTCGAGATTGCCTTGGAGCTGGAGCATATGCCGCAGGTTTCAAGCTCTCTAAGCTAAATGGAGGCAGCACCGATCATAAGTAGGCCTACAATGCCTAATGTGTAGCATAACCTGAACGTTGCACAAGCGCTGGATGGACATGATAAAACCAACTGCTCTCTGTGTAACTGTTCACTGCGAAATCATAGATATCCAGCGGTAGTTTGGATATTGAGGCAGCATTGTTTGGGGTTTGTGGTCATCTAGGAAAATCACTGTGTAATCAAAGCATCAATCTCTGCAATTATAGGGCACATGACATTGTGTTCCACCTTGAAGTCGTTACAGGTTAACCCTACCATTGCACTGACGATGGAAGTCATAAgggatgggagggtggaggTTGCGGCGTTAAGGTGGGTGTTCACAGGGGAGTGATTCCTAGGAGCAAGGAGATGGACTGGTATTGACAGCTGCCATTAGTAAATGTTTGGCTTTGATTGGGAGAGGTTGGTATTGAGGAGGTTACATGCTGGTCCGTGATTGGCTGGTACTGATGGTGGTTGTGTGGGTTTTCTGACAACACCCCAGGAGCAGCAGAGCAGGAAACCAGACACACGAGGGAACAGCCAGGCAATATCTGTGCACATGTTGCTATGCTAAGatcgcacacaggcacataacATGCATACAagtgcggcacacacacacacacacacacacacacacacacacacacacacacacacacacacacacacacacacacagacatagacactgaggcatgtgtttattttggggTGAGAGGGGAAGCCTGGCCAATGCGTCACTTCCAcaagccaagtgtgtgtgtgtgtgtgtgtgtgtgtgtgtgtgtgtgtgtgtgtgtgtgtgtgtgtatgtgtgtgtgtctacaagcCTCTTTATCCtgcagcaagaccagcagtgGCCACTGGCACTGGCCCAGTCTAGCcctgccccaccccaccccacccagcccAATCAGCCCAGAGgcatccacacaagcacactatgtTTACTTTTTACAAGAGAAGAACTCAGGGGAGAGAGATTTCACCTCTTCTTCTCTACTAGAGagaacaaggaagagagaggatatGCTCGAAAAAATGAAGAGAGGAATGGGAATGATAGAAGCGAGGGAAGATTAAAGGAGTGTTGTGAGTAAAATGTGGTAAAGGGAAGGAAAGGCAGGATACTGAAgtaaagaagaggaaagagccttggggaggaaagaaggagagaaatagatagagggGAGGTGAAAGATAGAGAATAGgacagaagatgaagaaaaggagaaggaaaatTGAAATCAGGtcagaagaggagatgaggagagaggagaggagaggagaggagatgagatgaggagagaggagaggagatgaggagagaggagcagagaggagaggagaggagaggagatgaggagagaggagaggagaggagaggagatgaggagagaggagaggagaggagaggagaggagaggaggagaggagaggagtaaggtTTAGGGCATCAGGCATTCCACAGCTCTGACGCCATATTTCACCCACTCAACTCTGGTGAAAACAGCACagtcactgaaaacacacacacacacacacacacacacacacacacacacacacacacacacacacacacacacacacacacacataaacttatACAGAGCCCCCCACATCATGCAAAGTAGCACACTCCATCACAGAGAAGCCATGTGTGACAGAACACAGCCACTCATGTTTACCCCCCTCCCTGTTTCAAGTAAcgggcagaaagaaagagaaaggaaagacatACTGACAAAGCATTCAGTTGGAGAACTGTTTTtggagtgaaatgtgtgtgtgtgtgtgtgtgtgtgtgtgtgtgtgtgtgtgtgtgtgtgtgtgtgtgtgtgtgtgtgtgtgtgtgtgtgtgtgtgtgtgtgtgtgtgtgtgtgtgtgtgtgtgtgatttgtataTGCtggagtgtatctgtgtgtgtgatcaggtgcTGGTCTTATGGTGTTTTCTGTGAAAACACAGGATTTCAGTGGAGTCATTCGTTTAGGGTTTAAAAGACGATTAGAAAAACATGATAAGACTTTGTACTGCTATGCTAACATCCTCCCCTGCcctaccaggtgtgtgtgattgaatgtacgcgtgcgtgtgtgtgtgtgtgtgtgtgtgtgtgtgatttaatgaaagtgtgtgtgtgtgtgtgtgtgtgtctgtgtgtgtgggagatttaatgaaagtgtgtgtgtgtgtctgtgtgtgtgtctgtgtgtctgtgtgtgcgggaTGGACCACAGTGGCCTTGGGGTGTTTtctgtgtacagtatatgttttgACCATAGCTCCTAGAAATAATTCTATTGCCTgcaatctttctttctgtttctagGGTCTGGGCCATCATGTTGTTTGTGGTTTGGTGAACCAGGCTAATAACTGAACTCAGCTGAAGCCCACAGACGATTACTTTTACTTTCTGCAGAGATGTTCCTCTGTCTAAATTGCAGAACTGTTTCTACGCCTGGTGTGCCTCAGCAGTGTAGTTAGTTCGGACTATTTTCAGAGCAGCTTACTGAAGTTTTTTCATGGTTACTGGGGCACTTTCCCTCTTTTTGAGGTCAATGTAGAAAAGACTCATCATGAAAATGTCCTcttctttgtgtgtctgagatggATCATGCAGCTCTTGTGTCTCATAATGTGGAGCGATGTAGAGCTGCATGTGTTTTTGGCTGTGTGGGTTAGCATGGGGGGTTAGTGTGTCATTATGGGCTGGATTACTGGTCAGGCAAGGGGAGCTGTACAAAGACCTTAAGATTCTTGAGGtgttattcaaacacacacacacatacacgcacacgcacacacacacgcacacacacacacacacacacacacacacacacacaaaactagcCACCTCTGTCATAAACCTCTGGTTGGGAAAATGCAGATTACAGAGACACTATTTCAACTTTTATGGCACCTTAATAAGCACctgctacaacacacacacacacacacacacacacacacacacacacacacacacacacacacacacacctacacacacaaccacaaacacacactcacacacagtataaGGAGCCAAGACCACAAGCAGGGAATGCATTGTATCTGCTTGATGGTGAGAAGTGATAACAACCTTCTTGAACAcaagccgacacacacacacacacaaacacacacacacacacacacacacgcacacacaaccactctcaACTCTGCCATTTTCAACAAGTGAATCACAGGGTGCATTTGAGCGCCGTTTGAATCACAGCAGCTTAACCGGTGAGGGCTCTGTCAGAGTGCTGCGTTCCCGGCAGGAGTCATTCTGATGGATGGACTCACAGCAGGAGTCATTTGAGAGCGTTGAGTCACACTGGGAATCATTTGGGTGGGTTGAGTCATAGCCGGAGGCCTACAGAGGAGGCGTGACCCgagcaccaccaccacttccTCCCTGATCATCACAGAGGCCTTAAACTGCGGGAatgatcagtctctctctctttgtctttccatgtctttctttctttcttttgtttcattccttttctttctttttttcattctttccttctctctctctgcctcattaCCCTTGTGTTCGTCCTTTGCTGATCTGCACTGTGTGCCCCATATTCATCTCCCAGGTGGAAAAaaagatgattgtgtgtgtgtgtgtgtgtgtgtgtgtcagagagagagagagagtctacaTGTGCACTTCAGCAGATCTGGAGGTGGTTAACAATTTTTTGTCCCTCTTTTCCTCAGAGAACTCACAAAGTGTGTCTCTTCGGGAATATTATTCCTTTTCTGTCACAGATAtgcgcagaacacacacacac encodes:
- the rexo4 gene encoding RNA exonuclease 4 translates to MSQVIPKKSESAVKSAPSQPAGKKKTSKEKRKKFLKAQKKNTEGKEKMNWGPPKDVQQFSSNWKNLIEIMKSNPEVKPKQTAPQKANSGVKKENFQNRATKAIPKPGPNPDPKTPQNHGQTDALINGKDEGPSKTEHKATKRKVNGDLPENSRQMTKKKKVEEPAEKKPTEADLWFDDVDPDDIETAVGQEAADIVRRRKGIRNVDAQSTESALVKEHSFEGLTRAVAMDCEMVGVGTDGEESILARCSLVNHFGKCIYDKFVRPTEKVTDYRTQFSGIRPEDIREAEDFKQVQKEVAEIIEGRVLVGHAIHNDMRVLLLDHPKKKIRDTQKYKPFRRLVRSGRPSLKVLSREILNVKVQQGEHSSVQDAQATMRLYTMVKKDWEKAIKEGKLHGISAKIQEPRKPRAPKMKKTSAQANTVIAL